The following coding sequences lie in one Rutidosis leptorrhynchoides isolate AG116_Rl617_1_P2 chromosome 6, CSIRO_AGI_Rlap_v1, whole genome shotgun sequence genomic window:
- the LOC139855548 gene encoding pentatricopeptide repeat-containing protein At1g80150, mitochondrial-like has translation MLSMRLGRRFRTYTTFTVSIITISNAKFSLTANDIKKPLNLEQPALVKLKTERNPEKLFKLFKDNARNRLVVENTVAFQDTVSRLAGAGRFDYIEELLEDQKALPQGRREGFVIRIIMLYGKAGMVKHAVKTFNDMHLYGCKRTVKSVNAVLKVLAETGDLEAFDSFLGDLHCDFDIKLDVISVNIVVDALCRMGVPEKAYLSMGLMEKSGIIPDVITYTTLISAFYKSDRAEIGNGLCNLMVMKGCLPNLVTFNARVQFLVCKGRSWQANSLMGMMRYIGITPDEVTFNLVIKGFCRAGYIDMAKRVYSALHDEGYKSNARIYQTMMHYLCREGEFDMAYTMCKNSMEKNWFPSINSIYKLLQGLQKSGKIDKARFIISLVHKKVPSFSSIQLGIMESYLKKS, from the coding sequence ATGCTATCTATGCGATTAGGGCGCAGATTTAGAACATACACTACATTCACAGTCTCAATTATAACGATTTCTAATGCTAAATTTAGTTTGACTGCTAATGATATTAAAAAGCCCCTGAATTTAGAACAACCTGCTCTTGTTAAGTTAAAAACAGAAAGAAATCCTGAAAAGTTGTTTAAATTGTTCAAGGATAATGCGCGAAACCGACTCGTTGTTGAGAATACGGTTGCGTTTCAGGACACAGTTTCTAGGTTAGCTGGGGCGGGACGGTTTGATTATATTGAAGAATTGCTCGAGGATCAAAAGGCGTTGCCGCAGGGTCGGCGGGAAGGGTTTGTAATTAGGATTATAATGTTGTATGGAAAAGCAGGTATGGTTAAACATGCTGTTAAAACCTTTAATGATATGCATTTATATGGTTGTAAGCGTACTGTTAAGTCAGTTAATGCTGTTCTTAAGGTTTTGGCGGAAACGGGTGATTTGGAGGCGTTTGATTCATTTCTTGGTGATCTTCATTGTGATTTTGACATTAAGTTAGATGTGATATCTGTGAATATTGTGGTGGATGCTTTATGTCGAATGGGAGTTCCTGAAAAAGCGTATTTGAGTATGGGACTGATGGAAAAATCGGGGATTATACCTGATGTGATCACGTATACGACACTTATATCGGCTTTTTATAAATCGGATCGAGCAGAAATAGGGAATGGTTTATGTAATCTTATGGTGATGAAAGGATGTTTACCAAATTTAGTAACGTTTAATGCAAGGGTTCAGTTTTTAGTGTGTAAAGGACGTTCATGGCAGGCTAATAGTTTAATGGGTATGATGCGTTATATTGGAATTACACCTGATGAGGTTACTTTTAACTTGGTGATAAAAGGGTTTTGCAGAGCGGGTTATATTGATATGGCTAAAAGGGTTTATTCTGCTTTGCACGATGAGGGCTACAAGTCAAATGCTAGAATATATCAAACAATGATGCATTATTTGTGTAGAGAAGGTGAATTTGATATGGCGTATACGATGTGCAAAAATAGTATGGAAAAAAATTGGTTTCCAAGTATCAATAGTATATATAAACTACTTCAGGGCCTGCAAAAAAGCGGGAAGATTGATAAAGCTAGGTTTATTATATCTTTGGTGCATAAAAAAGTGCCTTCGTTTTCTTCTATTCAATTGGGCATCATGGAATCATATTTGAAGAAGAGCTGA